A DNA window from Vibrio sp. CDRSL-10 TSBA contains the following coding sequences:
- the galE gene encoding UDP-glucose 4-epimerase GalE, with protein MKVLVTGGMGYIGSHTCIQMIEAGMTPVILDNLYNSKSSVLARIEKVTGVQPQFVQGDIRDKALLVELMQHHQIESVIHFAGLKAVGESVQKPLEYYDNNVNGTLVLVDAMREAGVKSLVFSSSATVYGDPASVPITEDFPTSATNPYGRSKLMVEECLTDFQAANPDWSITLLRYFNPVGSHPSGELGEDPQGIPNNLMPFVSQVAVGRREFLSVFGSDYPTKDGTGVRDYIHVMDLADGHIAALQRVGAKAGLHIYNLGTGNGYSVLEMVKAFEQASQKPVPYQLVARRPGDIAECWADSTKAQQELGWQAKRSLEEMTTDTWRWQSANPQGYPDA; from the coding sequence ATGAAGGTTTTAGTAACAGGCGGGATGGGGTACATAGGCAGCCACACCTGTATTCAGATGATAGAAGCGGGAATGACGCCGGTTATTCTCGACAACCTGTACAACAGTAAATCGAGCGTACTGGCACGAATTGAAAAAGTGACCGGTGTGCAGCCGCAGTTTGTACAAGGCGACATTCGCGACAAAGCGTTGCTGGTCGAACTGATGCAACACCACCAGATTGAGTCAGTGATTCACTTTGCCGGATTGAAAGCGGTGGGTGAATCGGTACAAAAGCCGTTGGAATACTACGATAATAACGTTAACGGCACTCTGGTTCTGGTTGATGCAATGCGTGAAGCCGGAGTGAAATCTTTGGTCTTCAGCTCTTCTGCTACCGTGTATGGCGATCCGGCCAGTGTCCCGATCACGGAAGATTTCCCGACCAGCGCGACCAACCCTTATGGGCGCAGTAAATTGATGGTGGAAGAGTGTCTGACGGATTTCCAGGCTGCGAACCCGGACTGGAGCATTACTCTGCTGCGTTACTTTAACCCGGTCGGATCTCATCCGTCAGGTGAGCTGGGTGAAGACCCGCAAGGTATTCCCAACAATCTGATGCCATTTGTCTCCCAGGTTGCCGTCGGACGCCGTGAATTCTTGTCGGTATTCGGCAGCGATTACCCAACCAAAGACGGTACCGGTGTACGTGACTATATCCATGTGATGGATTTGGCTGACGGACATATCGCCGCGTTGCAACGGGTTGGCGCCAAAGCCGGTCTGCATATTTATAATCTGGGCACTGGTAATGGTTACAGTGTGCTGGAAATGGTGAAAGCCTTTGAACAGGCATCGCAAAAGCCGGTTCCTTATCAATTGGTTGCACGTCGCCCGGGTGATATCGCGGAGTGTTGGGCCGATTCAACCAAAGCGCAGCAGGAATTGGGCTGGCAGGCTAAACGTAGCCTGGAAGAGATGACCACTGACACCTGGCGCTGGCAGTCAGCGAACCCTCAGGGCTATCCGGACGCATAA